From the genome of Macadamia integrifolia cultivar HAES 741 unplaced genomic scaffold, SCU_Mint_v3 scaffold1748, whole genome shotgun sequence, one region includes:
- the LOC122064758 gene encoding chaperone protein dnaJ 16 yields the protein MPARGASPKSEKNEAVKQQRRDPYEVLGVSRNATDQEIKSAYRRMALKYHPDKNANDPKAADMFKEVTFSYNILSNPDKRSQYDMAGFEAIESESQELELDLSSLGAVNTMFAALFSKLGVPIKTTVSATVLEEALNGMVTIHLLQLGKPLVKKVEKQCAHFYSVTITEQEAQAGFVCRVQSPDKSKFKLLYFEQEDNGGLSLALQEDSAKTGKVTSAGMYFLGFPVYRLDESINMMATAKDPDAAFFKKLDGFQPCEITELKAGTHVFAVYGDNFFKSVSYRIEALCAAPFSEEKTKLRAVEAQILTKRAELVKFETEYREVLAQFTEMTSRYAQEMQSIDELLKQRNAIHAAYTTAPTLKRSSFSSKVRGSFKESKGEDQQANGKKPTRDRPKKKKWFNLHLKVDKRKPC from the exons ATGCCAGCTCGCGGGGCTTCTCCGAAATCAGAGAAGAATGAGGCAGTAAAGCAACAACGAAGGGACCCTTATGAGGTCCTCGGGGTTTCTCGGAATGCCACGGATCAGGAAATTAAGAGTGCATACCGAAGGATGGCTCTCAA GTACCATCCTGATAAAAATGCAAATGATCCTAAAGCAGCTGATATGTTTAAGGAGGTCACATTTTCCTATAATATTCTTTCCAATCCAGACAAGCGGTCTCAGTATGATATGGCTGGTTTTGAG GCTATTGAATCGGAAAGCCAAGAGTTGGAGTTGGATCTTTCGAGTTTGGGAGCTGTCAACACCATGTTTGCTGCACTTTTTAG TAAACTTGGTGTGCCAATTAAGACCACAGTGTCAGCAACTGTCTTGGAAGAAGCACTCAATGGAATGGTGACTATTCATCTACTGCAGCTGGGGAAACCATTGGTTAAGAAG GTTGAGAAACAGTGTGCTCACTTCTATTCTGTAACAATAACAGAACAGGAAGCACAAGCTGGATTTGTGTGTCGAGTGCAATCACCGGATAAAAGCAAATTCAAG CTTTTGTATTTTGAGCAGGAAGATAATGGTGGATTAAGCCTTGCATTACAG GAGGACAGTGCAAAAACAGGAAAGGTCACATCTGCTGGGATGTATTTTCTTGGTTTCCCTGTTTATCGATTAGATGAATCAATCAATATG ATGGCAACTGCAAAGGATCCTGATGCTGCCTTCTTCAAAAAATTGGATGGATTTCAGCCATGTGAAATTACTGAATTGAAAGCTGGCACCCATGTCTTTGCTGTCTATG GTGACAACTTCTTCAAAAGTGTAAGCTACAGAATAGAAGCACTTTGTGCTGcacctttttcagaagaaaagACAAAACTAAGGGCTGTGGAAGCTCAAATTCTAACTAAGAGGGCGGAGCTTGTTAAATTTGAAACCGAGTACCGAGAG GTCCTCGCACAATTTACAGAGATGACCAGTAGATATGCACAAGAAATGCAGTCG ATTGATGAACTTCTTAAGCAAAGGAACGCAATCCATGCTGCATACACAACTGCTCCAACTCTAAAGCGAAGTTCATTTAGTAGCAAGGTCAGAGGTTCCTTCAAGGAGTCTAAAGGGGAAGATCAGCAAGCAAATGGTAAGAAGCCTACGAGGGATAGGCcgaaaaagaagaaatggttCAATCTACACTTAAAGGTTGACAAGCGGAAGCCTTGCTGA